The following are encoded together in the Phaseolus vulgaris cultivar G19833 chromosome 9, P. vulgaris v2.0, whole genome shotgun sequence genome:
- the LOC137820881 gene encoding ultraviolet-B receptor UVR8, translated as MTQSQSTAATSPPSRVLLISAGASHSVALLSGSVVCSWGRGEDGQLGHGDTDDRPLPTQLSALDAQQIDSIACGADHTLAYSESRNELYSWGWGDFGRLGHGNSSDLLIPQPIVALQGLRIKQIACGDSHCLAVTMEGEVQSWGRNQNGQLGLGTTEDSLVPQKIKTFQEVPIKMVAAGAEHSVAITENGELYGWGWGRYGNLGLGDRNDRWIPEKVSSIECDKMVMVACGWRHTISVSSFGGLYTYGWSKYGQLGHGNFEDSLVPHKLQALSGELICQVSGGWRHSMALTSTGLLYGWGWNKFGQVGVGDNVDRCSPVQVKFPHDQKIVQISCGWRHTIAVTDKNNVYSWGRGTNGQLGHGDTIDRNSPKIIEALSVDGSSGQQVKIESSNTDLLSGKSGASLSERYAVVPDETVSGQTASSSRGDRLDISVPESDVKRIRV; from the exons ATGACGCAATCCCAATCCACCGCCGCTACATCTCCTCCCTCACGCGTCCTCCTCATCTCCGCCGGCGCCAGCCACTCCGTCGCTCTTCTCT CTGGGAGTGTTGTCTGCTCGTGGGGTCGCGGAGAGGATGGACAGTTAGGCCATGGTGACACCGATGATAGACCTTTGCCTACACAGCTCAGTGCATTGGATGCTCAGCAAATAGATTCCATTGCCTGTGGAGCTGATCACACCCTTGCCTACTCCGAGTCACGGAATGAACTCTATAGTTGGGGATG GGGTGATTTTGGAAGGTTGGGTCATGGTAATTCTAGTGATTTGCTCATTCCTCAACCTATTGTAGCATTACAAGGTCTAAGGATAAAGCAAATTGCCTGTGGGGATAGTCATTGTCTGGCAGTTACCATGGAAGGCGAGGTTCAGAG TTGGGGGAGGAATCAAAATGGTCAACTTGGACTTGGCACCACAGAAGATTCTCTTGTGCcacaaaagataaaaacatttcag GAAGTACCTATCAAAATGGTTGCCGCAGGCGCAGAACACAGTGTAGCTATTACTGAAAATGGAGAACTGTATGGATGGGGTTGGGGACGATATGGAAATTTGGGGTTGGGAGATAGAAATGATCGGTGGATTCCTGAGAAAGTTTCTTCCATTGAG TGTGACAAGATGGTCATGGTTGCTTGTGGTTGGCGGCATACAATATCTGTTTCATCTTTTGGTGGCTTATACACATATGGGTGGAGCAAATATGGCCAGCTAGGTCATGGAAattttgaggattctcttgtgCCGCACAAGCTTCAAGCCCTGAGTGGCGAGTTAATCTGCCAG GTATCAGGTGGTTGGAGGCATAGTATGGCACTTACATCTACTGGACTACTCTATGGATGGGGTTGGAATAAG TTTGGACAGGTTGGAGTCGGTGACAACGTTGATCGCTGCTCTCCTGTACAAGTGAAGTTCCCCCATGATCAG AAAATAGTTCAGATCTCATGTGGGTGGAGGCACACAATTGCTGTAACTGACAAAAACAATGTATATTCTTGGGGAAGAGGCACAAATGGCCAACTTGGGCACGGGGATACCATTGACCG GAATTCTCCAAAGATTATTGAAGCTTTGAGTGTGGATGGATCTTCTGGGCAGCAAGTCAAAATAGAATCCTCAAACACTGATCTATTGTCAG GGAAAAGCGGTGCCTCCTTATCTGAGAGATATGCAGTTGTTCCGGATGAAACT GTCTCAGGACAGACTGCTAGTTCGAGCAGAGGAGATAGGCTTGATATCAGTGTCCCTGAAAGTGATGTCAAACGGATCCGAGTTTGA